The Papio anubis isolate 15944 chromosome 1, Panubis1.0, whole genome shotgun sequence genome window below encodes:
- the LOC101003101 gene encoding olfactory receptor 10J1-like, producing MKRENHTVVREFVFQGFSSFHEHKLTLFVVFLTLYLLTLAGNAIIVTIISIDRHLHTPMYFFLSVLSASETVYTLVIVPWMLSSLLSRSKPISLAGCATQMFFFITLAINNCFLLTAMGYDRYVAICNPLRYMIIMNKKMCAQQVCGACSVGLLVAIVQISSVFRLPFCDKEVAHYFCDIRPVMKLSCVDTTLHDLINFVVSSLVIVVPLGLIFISYTLIISTILKVTSPEGRKKAFATCASHLTVVIIHYGCASIAYLKPKSENTRDQDQLISVTYTVFTPLLNPVVYTLRNKEVKNALHRAIGKKPFA from the coding sequence atGAAGAGAGAGAACCACACAGTGGTAAGGGAGTTTGTTTTCCAGGGTTTCTCCAGCTTTCATGAACACAAGCTCACCCTCTTTGTGGTATTTCTTACCTTGTATCTGTTAACCCTGGCTGGCAATGCCATAATTGTGACAATTATCAGCATTGATCGTCACCTTCACACCCCCATGTACTTCTTTCTTAGCGTGCTTTCCGCTTCAGAGACTGTCTACACGTTAGTCATTGTACCATGGATGCTCTCCAGTCTCTTAAGTCGAAGCAAACCTATCTCTTTGGCTGGCTGTGCCACTCAGatgtttttttttattaccttGGCCATCAACAACTGCTTTCTGCTCACAGCCATGGGATATGATCGCTATGTGGCCATCTGTAACCCTTTGAGGTACATGATCATCATGAACAAGAAAATGTGTGCCCAGCAGGTATGTGGGGCCTGCAGCGTTGGGCTGCTCGTGGCCATAGTTCAGATTTCATCTGTGTTCAGGCTGCCTTTTTGTGATAAAGAGGTGGCCCATTATTTCTGTGATATCCGCCCAGTTATGAAACTTTCCTGTGTTGATACCACTCTACATGACCTAATTAATTTCGTTGTTAGTTCCCTGGTTATTGTGGTGCCCCTGGGTTTGATCTTCATCTCCTACACCCTCATCATCTCTACCATCCTCAAGGTCACCTCTCCTGAGGGCCGGAAAAAGGCTTTTGCAACTTGTGCCTCCCACCTCACTGTGGTCATCATCCACTATGGCTGTGCCTCCATTGCCTACCTCAAGCCCAAGTCAGAGAACACCAGGGATCAGGACCAGCTAATTTCAGTGACATACACCGTCTTTACTCCACTACTTAATCCTGTTGTGTACACTTTGAGGAACAAGGAGGTCAAGAATGCCCTTCACCGTGCTATTGGCAAAAAACCTTTTGCCTAG